A stretch of Fusarium fujikuroi IMI 58289 draft genome, chromosome FFUJ_chr10 DNA encodes these proteins:
- a CDS encoding related to isoamyl alcohol oxidase produces MRLLALLLCSAALASSTATRRCKLSPFDATWPIDAEWAALNDSISGSLIKTRPSSCYKTNPFNAPLNCNIVEANWTQSTFRANLPESISSLLYANNSCIPPGAPGYNKTAGCHLGGYPSYVVNATSDEQIALAVKWASGRNIRIVKGTGHDLSGRSSGAHSLSIWTRHMLQVEFDSGWRVPGTNKTDTVLIVASGLTYGDAVGHALKYDHVIVSGNDATVGLGGHIQGGGHGPLSSTFGLAVDNMYKVRVVTTQGHILTADATQNQDLLWAIRGGGAGQYGIVTEYVLKAYPTPSVIETSFTISPRAVVQGNHKAGVSISQGFYAFNKSKTDTEKLVQMAIDRIYTFTGNDHSILSIVASNTTVHPTYKGFFEALNAGVDSSVAEKHVKQKTLISYLKRMITNSDPEGSGMAVIGLQGGPGPAKTPRSMRGALLPAWRSTYLHAMSYSLTLDTTLTPTETLEKGARELNDSKEKLWQEWAPDTGAYMNEANPYNPSFKKDFYGAFYSRLLRVKEKYDPTESPWVLSGVGSDAWDYSLDTGKLLRSSVKGQDDLKLNPEDSKLSSLQRSGHHMDSVDASCLCQSSTTGCSTCSWLVPEWANHQLKRTQEEVSLLEIHNFVLPVSLCPCTGECLVYQAEFQVSLCKARNTFTSNSEEIRPMEYLKTSGKDSNYFNVIDTLIFELVSCSDDYKSRPVTSKNKHIKLYYSMSSASGLIELAQSLIEHGPRKTLQTSRRLRAVHNHTTIVDTTHGVYVWEHDSFPTIYVPVVDVKNAKLVDKKNISVELKERAAIAQLVIPAHDSIKEAKVDNIVRFFQDVTLGALSDMVRIEFRSIGKLLNQWFEEDEPIFVHAKDPFKRVDILHSTRPIEVKVNGRTVAKATSSMHLLETGLPTRYYLPLSAVDQSVLSKSPVRSKCPYKGEAEYYNIVIDGKTFENLVWYYNHPTLESAAIARLVCFYNEKVDIILDGELQERPRTKFA; encoded by the exons aTGCGTTTGCTTGCGCTTCTTTTATGCTCAGCAGCTCTTGCTTCCTCAACGGCGACGCGAAGATGCAAACTTTCACCCTTTGATGCTACTTGGCCTATTGACGCTGAGTGGGCGGCGTTGAACGACTCTATTAGTGGCAGTCTAATCAAGACACGCCCATCTTCCTGTTACAAAACAAATCCGTTTAACGCACCGTTGAATTGCAACATTGTTGAGGCCAACTGGACTCAGTCTACTTTCCGTGCCAATCTTCCCGAGTCGATTTCATCCCTATTGTACGCCAACAATTCCTGTATACCTCCTGGGGCTCCAGGTTACAACAAAACGGCTGGTTGCCATCTCGGTGGATATCCAAGTTATGTTGTGAATGCGACAAGCGACGAACAGATCGCTCTCGCTGTCAAATGGGCATCGGGGCGAAATATCCGCATCGTTAAGGGGACCGGTCATGATCTATCCGGAAG ATCTAGTGGTGCACACTCTCTGTCCATCTGGACTCGTCACATGCTACAGGTCGAGTTCGATTCGGGCTGGAGAGTACCTGGGACCAATAAGACAGACACCGTGCTCATCGTTGCAAGCGGGCTCACTTACGGTGATGCAGTCGGTCATGCCCTCAAGTACGATCACGTCATTGTGAGTGGCAATGATGCGACAGTTGGCTTGGGAGGGCACATCCAAGGCGGTGGTCATGGCCCATTGTCCAGTACTTTCGGTTTGGCTGTTGACAACATGTACAAAGTGAGAGTTGTAACGACTCAGGGTCACATACTCACTGCCGATGCCACTCAGAATCAGGACCTGCTCTGGGCCATTCGAGGGGGTGGCGCGGGACAATATGGTATCGTTACTGAATACGTGCTGAAAGCCTATCCAACACCAAGTGTCATCGAAACCAGTTTCACTATATCTCCACGTG CGGTAGTACAAGGCAATCACAAAGCCGGGGTCAGCATCAGCCAGGGGTTTTATGCCTTCAACAAGTCAAAGACAGACACCGAAAAGTTGGTTCAGATGGCCATCGATAGGATTTATACTTTCACTGGTAACGATCATAGCATCCTATCTATCGTTGCTTCCAACACAACTGTCCATCCTACCTACAAGGGGTTCTTCGAAGCCTTGAACGCTGGAG TCGACTCCTCGGTCGCCGAGAAACATGTGAAACAGAAGACGCTGATTAGCTATCTCAAGCGAATGATCACAAACTCAGACCCGGAGGGATCCGGTATGGCTGTGATCGGTTTGCAAGGTGGACCAGGTCCTGCTAAAACGCCAAGAAGCATGCGAGGCGCGCTTTTACCAGCATGGCGATCAACCTATCTCCATGCAATGAGTTACAGTTTGACTCTCGACACTACCCTAACACCGACGGAGACCCTGGAGAAAGGAGCACGTGAGCTGAATGACTCCAAGGAGAAACTCTGGCAGGAATGGGCGCCAGATACTGGAGCGTACATGAACGAGGCAAATCCTTATAATCCGTCTTTTAAGAAGGATTTCTATGGAGCATTTTATTCTCGTCTGTTGAGAGTGAAAGAGAAGTATGACCCTACTGAGAGTCCTTGGGTTTTATCCGGAGTAGGAAGTGATGCTTGGGACTATAGTCTAGACACGGGCAAGCTTT TGCGCAGCTCCGTGAAGGGTCAAGATGATTTGAAGC TGAATCCCGAGGATTCAAAGCTGTCCTCCCTGCAACGTAGTGGCCATCACATGGATTCCGTAGATGCATCATGCCTGTGTCAGTCATCCACTACCGGCTGCTCAACTTGTTCATGGCTGGTTCCGGAATGGGCAAATCACCAACTTAAAAGAACACAAGAAGAAGTATCACTGCTTGAAATACATAATTTCGTTCTACCAGTTAGCTTGTGCCCATGTACCGGAGAGTGTTTAGTATATCAGGCCGAATTTCAAGTATCACTATGTAAAGCTAGAAATACGTTCACGTCAAACTCGGAAGAAATACGCCCCATGGAGTATTTAAAAACCTCGGGCAAGGACAGCAACTATTTCAATGTTATAGACACTCTCATATTCGAGTTGGTCTCCTGCAGCGATGATTATAAATCAAGACCAGT AACCTCGAAAAATAAACATATCAAGTTATATTACAGCATGAGTAGTGCCTCCGGTCTTATTGAGCTCGCTCAGAGCCTGATCGAACATGGTCCCCGCAAGACGTTGCAGACATCCCGCCGCTTGCGGGCTGTTCACAACCATACCACTATTGTGGATACTACTCACGGAGTCTATGTCTGGGAACATGACAGTTTCCCCACTATCTATGTGCCGGTGGTCGATGTGAAGAACGCGAAGCTggtcgacaagaagaacatatCGGTGGAGCTCAAAGAGAGGGCCGCGATAGCTCAACTCGTGATCCCAGCTCATGATAGTATCAAGGAGGCAAAGGTGGACAATATTGTGCGCTTCTTTCAAGATGTGACCCTTGGGGCACTTTCTGATATGGTGCGGATTGAGTTTCGCAGTATAGGCAAGCTTTTGA ATCAATggtttgaagaagatgaaccaATCTTCGTCCACGCGAAAGATCCCTTCAAACGCGTTGACATCCTGCACTCCACGCGTCCCAttgaagtcaaagtcaacggCAGAACTGTTGCGAAGGCTACATCATCCATGCATCTCCTGGAGACAGGTTTGCCGACTCGTTACTACCTTCCATTGTCTGCTGTTGATCAATCTGTCCTGTCGAAAAGCCCTGTCAGATCCAAGTGTCCGTATAAAGGCGAGGCCGAATACTATAACATTGTCATCGACGGAAAGACCTTTGAGAACCTGGTCTGGTACTATAACCACCCAACTCTCGAGAGCGCAGCGATTGCACGACTGGTCTGCTTTTACAACGAGAAGGTTGATATTATACTGGACGGGGAACTCCAGGAGCGTCCCAGAACCAAATTTGCCTAG